The Streptomyces sp. NBC_00440 genome contains a region encoding:
- a CDS encoding acetyl-CoA C-acetyltransferase, with translation MPEAVIVSTARSPIGRAFKGSLKDLRADDLTATIIQAALAKVPELDPRDIDDLMLGCGLPGGEQGNNLGRIVSVAMGMDHLPGCTVTRYCSSSLQTSRMALHAIKAGEGDVFISAGVEMVSRFVKGNSDSLPDTHNPLFAEAEARTEAVAKSEGASWHDPREDGLVPDAYIAMGQTAENLAGLKGITRQDMDEFGVRSQNLAEEAIKNGFWAREITPVTLPDGTVVSADDGPRAGVTLEGVQGLKPVFRPDGRITAGNCCPLNDGAAALVIMSDTKARELGLTPLARIVSTGVTGLSPEIMGYGPVEASKQALKRAGLTIGDIDLAELNEAFAAQVIPSYRDLGLDLDKVNVNGGAIAVGHPFGMTGARITGTLINSLQFHDKQFGLETMCVGGGQGMAMVIERLS, from the coding sequence ATGCCCGAAGCCGTGATCGTCTCAACCGCCCGCTCCCCCATCGGCCGCGCCTTCAAGGGTTCGCTGAAGGACCTGCGCGCCGACGACCTCACCGCCACCATCATCCAGGCCGCCCTCGCCAAGGTCCCCGAGCTGGACCCCCGGGACATCGACGACCTGATGCTGGGCTGCGGGCTGCCCGGCGGCGAGCAGGGCAACAACCTGGGCCGCATCGTCAGCGTGGCCATGGGGATGGACCACCTCCCCGGCTGTACGGTCACCCGCTACTGCTCGTCGTCCCTCCAGACCTCACGGATGGCGCTGCACGCCATCAAGGCGGGCGAGGGCGATGTCTTCATCTCGGCCGGTGTCGAGATGGTGTCGCGGTTCGTGAAGGGCAACTCCGACAGCCTTCCCGACACCCACAACCCGCTCTTCGCCGAGGCCGAGGCGCGCACCGAGGCCGTGGCCAAGAGCGAGGGCGCCTCCTGGCACGACCCCCGCGAGGACGGCCTCGTGCCGGACGCGTACATCGCGATGGGCCAGACCGCCGAGAACCTGGCGGGGCTCAAGGGAATCACCCGGCAGGACATGGACGAGTTCGGCGTGCGGTCGCAGAACCTCGCCGAGGAAGCGATCAAGAACGGCTTCTGGGCCCGCGAGATCACCCCGGTGACGCTCCCCGACGGCACGGTCGTCTCCGCGGACGACGGCCCGCGCGCCGGCGTGACCCTCGAAGGCGTACAGGGCCTGAAGCCGGTCTTCCGCCCCGACGGCCGCATCACCGCGGGCAACTGCTGCCCGCTCAACGACGGCGCGGCGGCCCTGGTGATCATGAGTGACACCAAGGCGCGCGAGCTGGGCCTCACCCCGCTGGCCCGGATCGTCTCGACCGGTGTCACCGGCCTCTCCCCCGAGATCATGGGGTACGGACCGGTCGAGGCGTCCAAGCAGGCGCTGAAGCGGGCGGGCCTGACGATCGGCGACATCGACCTGGCCGAGCTGAACGAGGCGTTCGCCGCGCAGGTCATCCCGTCCTACCGGGACCTGGGCCTCGACCTGGACAAGGTGAACGTGAACGGTGGCGCCATCGCCGTCGGCCACCCCTTCGGCATGACGGGCGCGCGCATCACCGGCACGCTGATCAACAGCCTGCAGTTCCACGACAAGCAGTTCGGCCTGGAGACGATGTGCGTGGGCGGCGGCCAGGGCATGGCGATGGTCATCGAGCGCCTGAGCTGA